A window of Desulfobulbaceae bacterium genomic DNA:
GTTCTCCGGGTCAGTCCACCACTCGCCATCCACCAGAAAAAGATACTCATAGCGCCCAGGTTTCAGGGTCACCATTTTTTTCCAGTTACCGTCCTTAAATTTTCTCATTTTGAATTCTGTGGTGTTCCAATTGGTAAGATCTCCGATCAGAAACACCTCGCTGGCATCAGGTGCAAAAAGTGAGAATTCAGTAGATGGTAGGCTCTTTTTAGCTGGTTTCTTTGCGACTTTTTTGGGAGCAACTTGTTTTTTTTGCTTTGCCACCGGGGGCTTCGTGGTTTTAGGTTTTGGTTTAGTTGCCATTTAAGATTTCCTCCTGGGCTTATTTGAAAAATCAACAACGCGATACCAACAAAAGTTCATAAATATTCTACCTTACGGCTCCTTATGCCATCTGGCTCACTAAAACGGCCAGGTTATTTTCTGACAATGGCTTAATTGTCTTTTAAGTCTGTCTCAAGGCCTATGATTTGTATACTATTTTATAAATCCTTTTTCAAATTTATATTTTGACCAATACCGCTCCCTTACGGGTAGCCAAC
This region includes:
- a CDS encoding isoamylase early set domain-containing protein, which gives rise to MATKPKPKTTKPPVAKQKKQVAPKKVAKKPAKKSLPSTEFSLFAPDASEVFLIGDLTNWNTTEFKMRKFKDGNWKKMVTLKPGRYEYLFLVDGEWWTDPENPDSTGNPFGSKNSVITIGDL